The DNA region GAATCTATATTATGTTATTCTTTAAAAAGCTTAATAGCCAATAATAGGATTGATAACAATTGTTATTTTTTGTTATCTAATGGAATCGTTTACAAGTAAAAGGAAAGGTATTAATATTTCTAATATTAGATTCCTACTTCCAGGATTTTTTGCTGGATACTTAGATGCATTCCTTGTAAAGTATATCAAGAAGAAGTTCGGGTATTATTGTTTTGGCAAACTGTTGGTTTGTTTATTTGCCTTAGGTTTAAAATCAATTGTTAGTTAAAGGAGCAACTTAAATGAAATATAGATCGGCTTTCGATATTATTGGGCCAGTTATGATTGGACCATCCAGTTCACATACTGCTGGTGCAGCACGTATTGGGAGGGTTGCTAGGACATTGTTTGGCAAACAGCCTAAAAGAGCAATCATTTCATTGTACGGTTCGTTTGCAAAAACATACAAAGGACACGGTACAGACTATGCGTTAATTGGCGGCCTGTTAGACTTTGATACGTTTGACGAACGAATCCCCAGCGCCTTAGAGCTAGCGGAGAATGCTGGAATCGAAGTGAAATTTGTAACGGAAACGGCCGTTCCTGAGCATCCGAATACGGTGAAAATAAATTTGTTTGATGAAGAAAACGAGTTAGAGGTAGTTGGAATCTCCATTGGCGGAGGTACCATTGAGATCGTTGAGTTAAATTCCTTTAAGTTAAAGCTTTCAGGGGAGCATCCAGCGATTCTTGTCGTCCACGAGGACCGCTTTGGGATGATTTCTTCGGTAACAAGCATATTATCAAAATATGAAATTAACATCGGCCATATGGAGGTCTCCAGAAAAGAAAAAGGTGATATGGCATTAATGGTCATTGAAACCGATCAAAAAATAGCCAATGGGGTTATTACCGAATTAGAAAGTTTAACAAATGTAACTCAAATCATCAGGATGGTTGAGTAAAAAAACAACAGGAGGCCACAACATGTTTCGAAATGTAGCAGAGCTGGTTGAACTTGCAGAGACGCATAATGTAAAAATAGCAGAAATTATGATTCGGCAGGAAGTAGAAGTAACCGGTCTGACGAGAGAGCAAATTATTGAAAAAATGAATACGAACCTATCGGTAATGGAGCGAGCAGTGGAAAGAGGTCTGAATGGCGTTAAATCCCATTCGGGCCTTACCGGTGGTGACGCGGTTCTGCTCCAAAATTATATTAATAGCGGCAGAGCACTGTCTGGTAATATCCTGTTGGATGCAGTTAGTAAGGCTGTCGCCACGAATGAAGTAAATGCTGCAATGGGAATTGTTTGTGCAACACCTACAGCAGGATCTGCTGGGGTAGTACCCGGCACATTATTCGCGATAAAGGAACAATTAAAGCCAACCCGTTATGAAATGATAGAATATTTATTTACATCAGCAGCTTTCGGATTTGTTGTAGCAAATAATGCATCAATCTCAGGTGCTTCAGGGGGCTGTCAGGCGGAAGTAGGGTCTGCAAGTGGTATGGCTGCAGCTGCTATTGTTGAAATGGCAGGGGGCAGTCCTAAACAGGCAGCAGAGGCAATGGCGATTACACTGAAAAATATGCTAGGATTAGTTTGTGATCCTGTAGCGGGATTGGTTGAGGTCCCTTGCGTGAAGCGGAATGCGATGGGAGCTTCAAATGCCATTACTGCAGCTGATATGGCTTTAGCGGGTATTTCAAGTAAGATCCCTTGTGATGAAGTCATTCATGCAATGTTCTTAATCGGGCAATCAATGCCTTCCTCATTAAAGGAAACCGCCGAGGGCGGACTGGCCGCAACGCCAACTGGAAGAAGACTAGAACAAGAAATATTCGGCAACACAATCAAACTAAAAGACCTAGTTATTTCATAAAAGAAATGTTAAACCATTGTTGATTTGAACGGAAGGTGCGAGACTTCTGCAGGAATAAGGGGCAGGGGAGACCCCGCAGGCGCTTAAGCGCCGAGGAGGCTCCCCGGACCTCCTGCGGAAAGCGAAGCACCTGGAGGGCAAATCAACAGGCGACTTAACATACTTTCATAGTGAAAAGGCACACAAATCTGTGTGCTTTTTCCATTGATAACAACAGGACAAAAAGGTATGATTACAAACGGGTGAAAAAAATGAATGGACTTACAATAGCTGAAATTGAACAAAAACTTAATAGGATTAAAACCGAAAATGATCCGTTTTTCAAAAGCATTCAGAACGATGAACGTAAAGGCGTACAGCAATTAATACATAAACGGCAAAGGCAAATAGCTCAAGAAAACCTTTTGAAAAAAAAGTTCAATGAGATGAATGTGTTTGAAAATAAATGGCATCAACAAGGCTTCAAATATATTGCTGGTGTGGATGAAGTGGGAAGAGGTCCACTTGCAGGTCCCGTTGTGACAGCAGCAGTTATTCTGCCGAAAGATTTTTTCTTAGCGGGTATTGATGACTCTAAAAAGCTATCTGAAAAAAAGCGCAGCGAATATGCTGAAATTATTAAAAAAGAAGCCATCGCCTATTCTATCGCTATGGTGGACGCGGGTGAAATTGATCAAATCAATATTTATGAAGCAACTAAAAAAGCAATGAAAGCAGCCATTGTCTCTTTAACCCCCAAACCAGACTTTTTATTGATTGATGCTATGAAACTAGAAACGCCGTTTCCCAGTGAATCGATCATTAAAGGTGATGCAAAAAGTGTATCTATTGCAGCAGCTTCAATAGTAGCGAAAGTAGCAAGAGATAAGTTGATGGAAGAAATCTCTAAGTTGCATCCAGAATACGGTTTTCAACAAAATATGGGTTATGGTACGAAGGAGCATATTCTTGCACTTAATAAACACGGAATTACTCCTTATCATCGAAGAAGTTTTGCACCAGTAAAAGATATGATTTTTCACGCAAGATAATATACAGGCTTAGGCCTGTTTTTATTATTTTCCAAAAGTAATTAGGAGTAGAGCAAAACTATGTAAGCGCTTCATTTGTGGTGTATTTTTTCGAATATTATGATTAATATAATTTTTTTTGCATAATGGTGGACAAGGTTTGTGTCATTATATAAAATGAAAACGGAATCAATTTTTTGATTAGTTTGATAGGAGGATGGGAAATGAATATCCATGAGTATCAAGGAAAAGAGGTCCTCAGAAACTACGGGGTCCTAGTTCCTAACGGAAAAGTGGCATTCACGGTTGAAGAAGCAGTAGAAGCTGCAAAAGAACTAGGTTCACAGGTATGCGTTGTAAAGGCACAAATCCATGCTGGCGGAAGGGGTAAAGCTGGCGGAGTAAAGGTTGCAAAAAACCTAGAAGAAGTGCGTACATATGCTGCTGAAATCTTAGGTAAAACATTGATCACACATCAAACAGGTCCTGAAGGAAAAGAAGTAAAGCGCCTGCTTATAGAAGAAGGCTGTGATATTAAGAAAGAATACTATGTTGGTATTGTCTTAGATCGTGCAACTTCCCGTGTTGTTTTAATGGCCTCAGAAGAAGGCGGAACAGAAATTGAAGAAGTGGCAGAAAAAACTCCTGAAAAAATCTTTAAAGAAGAAATTGATCCGGTTATTGGGTTAATGCCTTACCAGGCGCGCCGTATCGCGTTCAATATAAATATTCCTAAAGAGTTAGTCAATCAAGCAGTTAAGTTTATGATGGGCCTATATAATGCCTATATCGAAAAGGACTGTTCAATTGCAGAAATTAACCCGCTTGTTATAACAGGTGATGGAAAAGTAATGGCTTTGGATGCGAAGTTAAACTTTGATTCGAATGCACTGTATCGTCATAAAGATATTCTGGAATACCGTGATCTTGAAGAAGAAGATGCAAAAGAAGTTGAAGCATCTAAATATGATTTAAGCTATATTTCCCTAGATGGTAATATCGGCTGTATGGTTAATGGTGCTGGATTAGCAATGGCAACAATGGACATTGTTAAGCACTATGGCGGAGACCCCGCTAACTTCCTGGATGTTGGGGGCGGTGCGACAGCTGAAAAAGTAACAGAAGCATTTAAAATTATCCTTTCTGATCCTAACGTAAAAGGTATTTTTGTCAATATCTTTGGCGGAATCATGAAATGTGATGTCATTGCTGAGGGTGTAGTAGAGGCAGCTAAGCAAGTTCAACTAAGCGTACCGCTTGTTGTTCGTTTAGAAGGAACAAACGTTGAGTTGGGCAAGAAAATTCTTTCTGAGTCTGGTTTAGCTATCACATCTGCTGAATCAATGGCTGACGGAGCACAAAAAATCGTTTCATTAGTGAAATAGGATCGAAGAAAGGGGAATTATCGTGAGCATTTTTATTAATAAAGATACAAAAGTAATAGTTCAAGGGATTACAGGTTCAACTGCCCTTTTTCATACAAAACAAATGTTGGAATACGGTACGCAAATTGTTGCTGGTACCACACCTGGTAAAGGCGGCATGGAAGTAGAAGGAGTACCTGTTTTTAACACAGTTAAAGAAGCTGTTGCTGCTACAGGCGCTAACGCTTCCGTTATTTATGTTCCTGCTCCTTTTGCTGCAGATGCAATTATTGAAGCTGTCGATGCAGAATTAGAATTAGCTATCTGTATTACTGAGCATATCCCGGTTTTAGATATGGTGAAGGTTAAACGTTATATGGAAGGCAAAAAGACACGCTTAGTAGGGCCAAACTGTCCGGGTGTTATTACTGCCGATGAATGTAAAATCGGTATCATGCCAGGATATATTCATACAAAAGGCCATGTTGGCGTTGTTTCACGCTCAGGTACATTAACTTATGAGGCAGTACATCAATTAACACAAGCTGGAATAGGCCAAACAACTGCGGTAGGAATTGGCGGAGACCCAGTTAACGGCACGAACTTCATCGATGTATTAACAGCCTTTAATGAAGACCCAGAGACATATGCAGTTATCATGATTGGTGAAATTGGTGGTACAGCTGAGGAAGAAGCTGCTGAGTGGGTTAAGGCTAACATGACCAAGCCTGTTGTCGGCTTTATCGGTGGACGGACTGCCCCTCCAGGGAAACGCATGGGTCACGCTGGTGCAATCATTTCTGGCGGTAAAGGTACGGCTGATGAAAAAATCCGCGTCATGAACGAGTGCGGAATTAAAGTGGCTGATACACCATCCGTCATGGGTGAAACATTAATTGAAGCACTGAAAGAACAAGGCTTATACGAAAAATGTAAAACACACTAAGCTTTTCTATCTTTATTCTGAAATAGTCCCTTAATACGAGGGGCTATTTCTTCTATAAAAAAATGGAGGTTTATAATGGATGATTTTAATGAAAAACTAATTTCTATACTGCATTATCCTGAGGTGACATGGAAAATGGTATTTCATATTTTAAAAAAGGACCCCGATTTACATTCCTTTAATCATCACAATCCAATTCCCATTCAACAAAATTTATTCTTCGAAGACTCCAACAAACTAAGCCACTCGAAACAGCTGCCAGTCAATATACCACAGTCTGAAATCATCCATGAACAAATTCAACAATATGAAAAGAATGAAATCAAGATAATTACTATATTTGATAAGGAATATCCCGTATTATTAAAAGAAATCTATCAACCGCCATGGGTTTTATTTGCAAAAGGAGATTTATCGCTGCTTGCGAAAGAGACTAAGCTGGCAGTGGTGGGGTCACGCCAAGCGACACAATATGGAAAGAATGCTATCCGCTTAATATTGCCTAGATTAATTAAACATGAAGTACTTACAGTCAGTGGTTTAGCAAAAGGAATTGATAGCTTAGTTCACGAATATACAATGAAAAATGGCGGAAACACTATCGCGGTAATCGCTGGTGGATTATACCACATCTATCCTAAAGAGAATATGGACCTTGCATTAGAAATGATGAAAACGCAGCTTGTTATCTCCGAATATCCTCCGGATACAAAACCATTAAGATGGCATTTCCCTGCTAGAAACAGAATTATCAGTGGACTTTCAAAAGGAACATTTATTATAGAAGCAAAACGAAAAAGCGGATCCCTGATTACTGCAAACTTTGCCGTAAACGAAGGACGTGAAGTATTTTCGTTACCTGGAAGCATATTAAATCCTTTTTCGGCGGGAACGAATGACTTAATACAGCAGGGGGCAAAGCTAGTTACTAGTGCGGAGGATATTTTAGATGAGATTAGATTATAACTAAGATGAAAACTTCGAATTATTACGTAAATCACTGTTTTTTGCAGGTTTTTTTTATCTAATTGGAGAATTTAGCTAAAAAAGGTTGAAATTAATTTAAATATGTTATACATTCTCAAACAGATAATCGAAAAAAAAAGAATGAGTAATTAGGTATAATTTGGAGTATTATTAACCTTGAAGAGTGAAATTGGATAGCCCATGACCTTTGATTGTTGACAAAAACCAATAAATTGGTTAAAAATTATTAGTAATTTAACCGAAATAATAATAAGTATAGTTAACTCAATTATAAAAAGAAAAATTTGGGATAAGTCATTTTTGTAAAGTATTTTCTCCGGTCCAGGAAATCTTCTCAAATTGTAAGTCGCTAGGGAACAGGCATTTGCCGGCTTCCGGGTACTTCGACACTTCTTATATCCCTCTAAGGAGGACTTTTGAATGTCAGAATTTTTAGTAATTGTTGAATCGCCTGCAAAAGCGAAAACAATTGAACGATATTTAGGCAAAAAATATAAAGTAAAAGCATCGATGGGGCATGTCCGTGACTTGCCAAGAAGTCAAATGGGGGTCTATAAAGAAAGTAACTTTGAACCCAAGTATATTACGATTCGCGGAAAAGGACCTGTTCTTAAAGAATTAAAAGCAGCGGCTAAAAAGGCCAAGAAAATTTATCTCGCGGCTGACCCTGATCGCGAAGGGGAAGCAATTGCATGGCATCTTGCTCATAGTTTAAATGTTGATATTACTTCTGATTGTCGCGTAGTTTTTAATGAAATTACGAAGGATGCGATAAAAGAGTCCTTTAAACATCCGCGTCCAATTAACATGGATCTTGTTGACGCGCAGCAAGCAAGGAGAATTCTTGATCGTCTTGTTGGTTATAACATAAGTCCACTTCTTTGGAAAAAAGTGAAAAAAGGGCTAAGTGCCGGACGTGTCCAATCCGTCGCTGTTCGGTTAATCATTGATCGAGAAAATGAGATAAAAGCGTTTATTCCCGAAGAATATTGGACAATAGAAGGTGAATTATTTAAGGGGAAGGATCATTTTAGTTCCCTTTTTTATTCCTTATTGGGAGATAAAAAAACTGAATTAAAGTCGCAAGATGATGTAGATGCAATTTTAAAAGAAATGAAGGGTGATAAATTTAAGGTTGTTTCCGTATCTAAAAAGGAAAGAAAACGTAATCCATCACCAGCCTTTATCACATCCTCACTGCAACAAGAAGCAGCAAGAAAACTTAATTTCCGTGCTAGGAAAACGATGATGCTTGCACAGCAGCTTTACGAGGGAATTGAGCTGGGTTCATCTGGTACAGTCGGTCTGATTACTTATATGAGAACGGATTCTACTCGTATTTCGGAAGTAGCACAGGCAGAAGCAGCAGAATATATCCGAAAAGAATTCGGTGAGACTTACTTAAAAGAAGAACAAAGAAAAGAAAAAAAACAATCAAATGCCCAAGATGCCCATGAAGGGATACGCCCTACAAGTACGTTACGGGAACCAAATAGCGTAAAACAGTACTTATCGAGAGACCAATTCCGCTTATATAAACTTATTTGGGAACGATTCTTGGCAAGTCAAATGTCTCAAGCGATCATGGATACAATGAGTGTAGACCTACAAAATGGGAATGTGCTGTTCCGTGCCACAGGTTCAAAAATAAAATTCCCAGGGTTTATGAAACTTTATGTAGAAGGAACAGATGATCAAGTGGATGAGGGGGATAAGATGCTACCAGACCTTTGTGAAGGGGATGAAGTATTCAAAAAGGATATTACACCTAAACAGCACTTTACTCAACCACCGCCAAGGTATACAGAGGCAAGATTAGTAAGGACGATGGAAGAGATAGGAATAGGTCGACCATCTACCTATGCACCAACCCTGGATACAATTCAAAAAAGAGGCTATGTCTCTCTTGATAATAAACGATTTATTCCGACTGAATTGGGGGAAATTGTTCACGAACTAATCTTTGAATTTTTTCCAGATATTCTTGATGTCAAATTTACTGCGAAAATGGAAAAGGATTTAGATAATGTAGAGGATGGAAATGTTCGCTGGGTTGAAGTCATCGATGAATTTTACCGTGACTTTGAAAAAGATTTAGAGAATGCCGAAAAGGAAATGCAATCAGTGGAAATTAAGGATGAGCCAGCAGGCGAAGATTGTGAGCTATGTTCAAATCCGATGGTCTTCAAAATGGGCCGATACGGGAAATTTATGGCCTGCAGCAATTTTCCTGATTGCAGGAACACGAAGGCAATTGTGAAGGAAATTGGAGTTACCTGCCCTAAATGTAAAGAAGGAAATATTATTGAGCGGAAAAGTAAGAAAAAGAGAATATTTTACGGCTGCGATCAATTTCCTGCCTGTGAATTTATTTCGTGGGATAAACCCTTACCAAGAAGCTGCCCAAAATGCGAGGGACCGCTTGTTGAGAAGAAATTAAAAAAAGGTGTTCAAGTACAGTGTACCGAATGTGATTATAAGGAAGAACCACAAAATTAAAAGTGAGCTAAGCTCACTTTTTTTATTTTTCAATATTTAAAACTTTTTTATATGTGATTCGTATAGTACAATGCAAGATGGGCTAAAAAGAGGGAAGAGTATAAATAAGTTTTTATCGCTAGGATTTCAGGAGGAAGATAATGAGTGAAATTACAATAAATGTAATAGGTGCTGGTTTAGCTGGAAGTGAGGCTGCATGGCAAATTGCAAAACGTGGAGTTAAGGTTCGTCTTTATGAAATGAGACCAGTGAAACAAACACCTGCACACCACACAGATAAATTTGCAGAATTAGTTTGTAGTAATTCATTGAGAGCAAATACATTAACGAATGCGGTAGGTGTTTTAAAGGAAGAAATGAGAATTCTTGATTCTGTAATTATTTCATCAGCAGATGCCTGTTCGGTACCTGCAGGAGGAGCCCTGGCTGTTGATCGCCACGAATTTGCATCTAGAGTAACCGAGATGGTCAAAAATCATGAAAATGTTACAGTTATCAACGAAGAAGTAACAGAAATACCAGAAGGAATTACAGTCATTGCTACAGGGCCGCTAACGAGTCCTGATTTATCGGCAAAACTAAAAACACTAACAGGTGAGGAATACCTCTACTTTTATGATGCTGCTGCACCTATTCTTGAAAAAGATAGTATTAATATGGACAAGGTTTACCTAAAGTCCCGTTATGATAAAGGAGAAGCAGCTTATTTAAACTGCCCGATGAATGAGGAAGAGTTTAACCGCTTTTATGATGCACTAATTACTGCTGAAACGGTGCCATTAAAGGAATTTGAAAAGGAAGTATTTTTCGAAGGCTGTATGCCAATTGAAGTAATGGGGCAGCGTGGTAAGAAAACTATGCTGTTTGGCCCTTTAAAGCCAGTTGGATTGGAAGACCCAAAGACTGGAAAACGGCCGTTTGCTGTTGTGCAGCTTCGCCAGGATGATGCAGCAGGAACACTTTATAATATTGTTGGCTTCCAAACACACCTAAAGTGGGGTGCTCAAAAAGAAGTCATCCAGCTAATTCCTGGACTTGAAAACGCTGAAATTATTCGCTATGGAGTAATGCACCGTAACACCTTTATTAATTCACCTAAGGTGTTAAAAGCAACTTATCAATTCCAAAATCGGAATGATTTATTCTTTGCAGGACAAATGACAGGTGTCGAGGGGTATGTTGAGTCAGCAGCAAGCGGATTAATTGCAGGTTTGAATGCAGCACGTTTGGCTATGGGTGAAGCTACAGTCGAGTTTCCCGCGGAAACGGCAATTGGCAGTATGGCCCGTTACATTACAACAACTAACGCTAAAAATTTCCAGCCGATGAATGCAAATTTTGGACTATTCCCCGATTTACCAGAAAAAATAAGAGGTAAACAAGAACGGAATTTACAGCATGCTAACAGGGCATTGGAAACAATTCAGAACTTTGTGAAGGTTTTGTAAATAATATTGCAAGGCTTAGGGAAGTATGTTACGCTTTAATAGCCTTTGTGAGCTGAGTAAATTGGTGAAAAATGTGAATGTTTTAGTAACGTTACTTGTCGAGTGTTTACAAATGAACAGGTATTACTCACAATATACAATTGAACATTAGTAACATGCTGTCAGTAAATTCTTTCTGTTCATGAATGAACAAAGAAGGTGTCAATGCCTGAACTGGTGTATACTTAAATACTCGTCTTTATTGATTTAAGTATACAGCAAAAGGATCCTAAGAAAAACAGCGGCTATTTTTTGAGTACATATATGTCTCTAAATACTTAGTGATAACTTCAAAAGGAGGAGATATTTTGAATCAATTTCATGCTACAACTATATTTGCTGTCCAGCATAAAGGACAATGTTCAATGTCAGGTGACGGCCAAGTTACTTTTGGCAATGCAGTAGTGATGAAGCACACTGCAAAAAAGGTGAGAAAGATATTTAATGGAAGGGTATTAGCTGGTTTTGCAGGTTCTGTCGCAGATGCCTTTACTCTTTTCGAAATGTTTGAAAGTAAATTAGAGGAATACAACGGAAACCTCCAGAGAGCTGCTGTTGAGCTTGCCAAACAATGGAGAAGTGACAAGGTGCTGCGTAAGCTGGAAGCAATGTTGATTGTTATGAATAAAGAAGATTTACTGCTTGTTTCCGGGACGGGTGAGGTAATTGAGCCAGATGATGGAATTCTAGCAATTGGTTCAGGCGGTAATTATGCCTTAGCTGCTGGACGATCATTAAAGAAATACTCAGGCGAACACCTAACTGCAAAGGAAATTGCAAAGGCTTCTTTAGAAATAGCTGCTGAAATTTGTGTATACACAAATCACAACATTATCGTTGAAGAGCTTTAACGGGAGGGACCGAAAACTATGCCGAAAACAACCAATTTAACACCACGCCAAATAGTTGAAAGATTAGACCAATATATCATTGGACAGAAGGATGCAAAAAAAGCTGTCGCTGTAGCACTGAGAAACAGATACAGAAGAGGCTTATTAAATGAAAAACTTCGTGAAGAAATTATTCCAAAAAATATATTAATGATCGGTCCTACAGGTGTCGGTAAGACAGAAATTGCTCGACGAATTGCAAAGTTAGTTGGTGCTCCATTTGTAAAGGTGGAGGCGACTAAATTCACAGAAGTAGGTTATGTAGGTCGCGATGTCGAATCGATGGTAAGAGACCTTGTTGAAACATCTGTCCGCCTTGTAAAGGAAGATAGGATGTTAGCTGTAAAGGATCGTGCCGAAGAAAATGCAAACAGCAGGCTTGTAGATTTACTAGTACCTTCTCCCAAAAAAGCCAATAACTATAAGAATCCGTTAGAGATGTTATTCGGCGGCGGTAATACTTCAGGGGAACAAGAAACGCAACAAGAAGATTATTCTATTGCCGAAAAGCGTAAAATCGTAAAAGAAAAACTTGCTCTAGGTCAATTAGAGGATGAAAGCATCACCGTTGAAGTGGAAGAGCAAAGCCCTTCCATGTTTGATATGCTTCAAGGTTCTGGAATGGAACAAATGGGAATGAATATGCAAGATGCCTTAAGCAACTTTATGCCTAAGAAACGGAAGAAGAGAAAATTAACTGTCCGTGAGGCGAGAAAAGTATTGACCAATGAAGAAGCTGCAAAATTAATCGATATGGATGAGGTTTCAGCGGAAGCCGTTTACCGTGCCGAACAGACAGGCATCATTTTTATTGATGAAATTGATAAAATTGCAAGCAAAAATTCAGGGGGCTCTTCAGCGGACGTATCGCGTGAAGGTGTCCAGCGCGATATTTTACCTATAGTTGAAGGGTCTACAGTAGTAACAAAATATGGATCAGTTAAAACTGACTATGTTTTATTTATTGCAG from Neobacillus sp. FSL H8-0543 includes:
- the hslU gene encoding HslU--HslV peptidase ATPase subunit, with the protein product MPKTTNLTPRQIVERLDQYIIGQKDAKKAVAVALRNRYRRGLLNEKLREEIIPKNILMIGPTGVGKTEIARRIAKLVGAPFVKVEATKFTEVGYVGRDVESMVRDLVETSVRLVKEDRMLAVKDRAEENANSRLVDLLVPSPKKANNYKNPLEMLFGGGNTSGEQETQQEDYSIAEKRKIVKEKLALGQLEDESITVEVEEQSPSMFDMLQGSGMEQMGMNMQDALSNFMPKKRKKRKLTVREARKVLTNEEAAKLIDMDEVSAEAVYRAEQTGIIFIDEIDKIASKNSGGSSADVSREGVQRDILPIVEGSTVVTKYGSVKTDYVLFIAAGAFHMAKPSDLIPELQGRLPIRVELTKLTVDDFFRILIEPDNAIIKQYQALLGTEGIEIEFSDDAIRRIAEIAFEVNQNTDNIGARRLHTILEKLLEDLSFEAPDITMEKISITPQYVDDKLGAIAKNKDLSQFIL